CTTCCTGAAAACGGATCTAAAACAATATCCCCGGCGTTGAAGTATATTTCTTTTTTGAAATCATCTACATGACTATCCAAAAAATATTCTACCAGTTGAGGAATGAATTTGCCTTTGTACGGATGTAATCGGTGAACATGTTTTGTCGTATCTGTTTCTTTCAGCCAATCAAATGATAAAGCCCAATTCAAATCATCACCCAATCTTTCTTTCCAATCGTTTTCTCTACGCCCGTTAATGCTTTTATAATACCTTATTAATTCTTCTTTGCTTACAAGATTATTTCCGTTGTTTTTATATTGTTTGACCCTGCCATATTGAATCAGATAAGAAATATTCGATGCGGTTACGTTTTTATTCAAATATTCGCTTGCCCAGTCGCTTGCTTCTTTTACGGTAAGATAGTCGTTCATATTAATGTCGTTTCAAAAAAGATTATTCTGTTTTCCTTATTAAGGATAATAAAAATGTATTAAATAACTTCGTGCCGCTCTTAAACCTGCTCATAAAGCGCCACAAATTCCGTCACGCTAAATGCTTCGGCTCGTTTTTTCAGCACTTCGGGTGCGAGAGCGGAGACATCGTATTTCCCTTTCAAATTATTGGCGAGCGTTTTTCGGCGCATTCTAAATGCTGTGCGCACAAAAGTTTGAAACTCGCTAGGATTTTTAATTTCAACCGGCTTAGAAAAATCTATTCGAACGACGGCACTTTCGACTTCCGGGCGCGGTTTGAAAACCGTTTTCGGCACTTTGAAAAGATATTCCGGTTTGCCGAACGCTTGCAGTTGCACGGCCAAAATGCCGTATTGCTTCGTTTTCGGTTCGGCGGTCAGCCGGCGGGCGACTTCGTCTTGCATCATCAAAACCGCGCGATCGATGTGGGCGCGATTTTCAATCAGCTTGAACAAAATCGGCGAAGTGATGGCGTAAGGGATATTTCCCAAAACCGTTAGGGGTTTTGTTTCGGCGAGCTTTGCCAAATCCACCTTCAAAAAATCGTCTGAAATAAGATTCACATTGGGAAATTCGCGCGAGATAAAATCGGCAAGTTTATGGTCAAGCTCCACGCAGGTGAAGCGCGGCATTACTTCGGAAATGATTTTTGTGAGCGAGCCGAAGCCAGGTCCAATTTCAATCACATTATCATGTTCGGCAATTTCCGCCGAGCGGACAATTTTTCTGGAAATATTTGAGTCAACCAGAAAGTTTTGTCCAAAACTTTTTTTGCTCGAGACAGCAGTATCCTTATATTTTATTTCCACTTTTAGCTTTTTTGCGGCATATGAAAAAAGTAAAGTTAAATAAAGTCAATGGAAAATTTGAGTAATGGAACAGAAACCCGCCACCTTGAGTCGCGGGGAAACAAAGCGACTCGAAAAGGCTTCGGGGAAGCACTTCTTGAGGTAGGAAAAGACGAGCGCGTGGTCGCGCTTTGTGCGGATTTAACCACGTCGGTTAATATGCACTTGTTTCAAAAGGCCTATCCTGCGCGTTTTTTTAATGTGGGTATTGCGGAAGCCAACATGACTTCCATGGCTGCCGGATTTGCTACGGCTGGAAAAATTCCGTTTACGGCAACTTTTGCCAATTTTGCAACCGGTCGCTCTTATGATCAAATTCGCCAATCGGTTTGCTATTCCGAATTAAATGTTAAAATATGTGCCTCACACGCCGGCCTAACGCTTGGCGAAGACGGCGCAACGCACCAAATTCTTGAGGACATCGGACTCATGCGCGGGTTGCCGTATATGAGCGTGGTTGTTCCATGCGACTATTCCGAAACGAAGCGTGCCACAATGGCGGTTGCTCAGCACGAAGGCCCCGTTTATTTGCGTTTTGGCAGACCCGACGTTCCCGATTTTTCATCGGATGATGTGCCATTTGTGATTGGAAAATCCATCGAGCTAAATCCCGGCACCGACGCCACCGTGATTGCTTGTGGCGTGATGGTTTGGAAGGCTTTGCAGGCTGCCTATCAACTTGAGGCGGAAGGCATTTCGGTTCGCGTCATCAACATGCACACCATCAAACCGCTTGACACGGAAGCTATTCTTGCGGCGGCGAAAGAAACCGGCGCGATTGTCACCGCTGAAGAGCATCAAATCAACACCGGGTTGGGCGATGCCGTTGCCAATGTAGTTGTTCGTCAACAACCCGTACCGATGGAGATGGTTGCTGTTGAAGATCAGTTTGGCAAGTCGGGCAAACCGGACGAACTTTTAGAGAAATACGGCCTAACAACTGAGAACATTATCGAGAAAGTAAAAGCGGCTATTTCGAGAAAAGCCTCATAAATACGTTTTTTATAAAACCCGCTGAATGGTTAGGATTCATCGGGTTTTTTTTGACTTAAAAACAGTTCTCTTTCCTGCTTATATCCCGATGTGTTGGGTTTTTATTTTCGCTAAATAAGTTGTATCAATTCCCCTCGAAACGCTGAAAAATACGGTTGATTCTGCGGCATCGGTTTGAAAAGACGGATTATTCAAAACAGAATCTTTTTAATAAAAAGGATCAAAAACCATGAAAATTAAGTTTGGAACATCCGGCTGGAGAGCCATCATTGCCGACGAATTTACGTACGGCAATTTAACGCTCGTTTTGGAAGCCATTGTTCGATATCTGAAAGAAGAAAAGTTAGGCGAAAAAGGCATCGTCATCGGACGCGACACGCGCTTTTTGGGCGAGGAATTTTCAAAGTTGGCCGCGCAAACACTCGCGGCAAATGGCATCAAAGCGTTTATGTGTGATCGTGACGTGCCCACGCCGGTTATTTCCTACGAGATCACTCGCCGCAAGGCGGGCGGCGGCCTGAACTTCACCGCTTCGCACAACCCGCCCGACTATCAAGGCATTAAATTTTCTACTGCCGACGGTGCGCCGGCGCTGCCCGAAGTCACCAAAAAGTTTGAGGCGTACTTCAGCGAGCTTTACGAAGCCGAGCAAAAAAATCCGACCGTGCGCAACTACGAGTCGTTCGACGCCCTGAAGGAAAATGGCATGATTGAAATTATCAATCCGCAAGAGACCTATTTGGCGCGACTCAAGGAACTCGTCGACACGGATGTCATTGCAAAATCCGGCCTGAAGGTCGTTTATGATTGTATGTACGGCACGGCTCGTGACTACACGGATAAGTTCCTTACCGATTTGGGCGTGGATGTGGAAATCATGAACAATCATCGCGATGTTTATTTCGGTGGTCGTCCGCCCGAGCCGTCCGAGCCCCATATTCCTGAGTTGATTGCGCGCGTGAAAGAGCGCGGCGCGTCGGGCGAATTTGTCATCGGCATTGCAAACGACGGCGACGCCGACCGTTACGCCGCGATCGATAGCACCGGCACTTATTTGCAAGCCAATCAATTGCTCGCCATTTTATTCCATTACGCGTTGAATCACAAGCCAGAATGGAAAGGCTGCGTGGTGAGAACACTTGCGACTTCGCATCTCATCGACGCCATTGCGAAAAAAGAAGGCGTGAAGCTCTACGATGTGCCGGTCGGCTTCAAGTACATCGGCGAAGTGATGATGCGCGAGGACATGATTTTGGGCGGCGAAGAGTCCAACGGTCTTTCGGTTTTTCGCCACATTCCCGAAAAAGACGGCGTTTTGGCCTGCTTGCTTTTTGTTGAAATCACGGCCAGAACTGGCAAGCCGCTTTCGGAATATTTGAAATCGCTTTATGAGACTTACGGCCATTTCTACACGATGCGTGAAAATTACCGCCTGAGTGAAGAAAAGAAAAACGCATTGCTGAGCAGCCTTCAAAACGAAACGCCGACCGAAATTGCCGGCCAGAAAGTCGTCAAGGTCGATCGTCGCGACGGGGTGAAAATGATTTGCGAAGATGAGAGTTGGTTCTTGGTGCGTTTCAGCGGCACGGAGCCAGTCGTTCGTTTTTATGCCGAAGCCGGCAGCCAGGAACGCTTAAACGAAATTTTGGCGTTTGGAAAATCACTGCTCTAAGCAAGCTTTTTTCGAAAAGTTCTATTTGAAAGTGTTAAATAAATAAAGTCGGCTTTGGACTTGTACAAAGTCGACTTTGTGTTCTCTGTTCTAACCTGGGGGCTCCATTGACAAAAGAGGGAAATGGAGGGTTATTTTACAATTTAAAGTAGAGGGATTATGCAATTAGGAGACATGTCCGCGATGCTCAAGCAAGTTCAGCAAATGAGCGAAAAAATGCAAGAAGCCCAAAAACAGCTTGAATCAATGACCGCAATCGGCGAATCTGGCGGTGGCTTGGTGAAAGCAATGGCAAACGGAAAGCATGAAATCATTTCCATTCAAATTGATAAAGATGTCCTTGATGATGTAGACATGCTTCAGGATTTGATTGTTGCTGCGGTCAATCAAGCGTTGACGGAAGCCACCAAAATGGCGCAGGAGGAAATGTCGAAAGTGACCGGCGGCATGATGGGCGATATGAATTTTTTGAAAAATTTAAACATGGGCGGTTAAGTTGAGCTGACAGCAGCTTAATCGATTTTTATTTTCGTACATGCGTTACACTTCTCATGCGGTTGAAACCTTAATAGATGAGTTTGCAAAGCTTCCTGGCATTGGCCGAAAAACAGCACAGCGCCTAACGATGTTTATTCTACATGAGGAAAAAGAAAAAGTGGAATCACTTGCGCAAGCTTTGCTGGATTTGAAAAATAAGGTGTCGTATTGTTCTTTGTGCCAAAATGTGACGGATAAGGAGATTGACCCCTGCAATATTTGCACAAGCGTGAAGAGGGATAAGCGAGTCGTTTGTGTGGTCGAAGCACCAAACGATGTCCTCGCCTTTGAAAAGACCAATCAATATAATGGTTTATACCATGTGCTGCATGGCGTGATTTCACCACTGGATGGCGTTGGGCCAGATGATTTGAAGGTGAAGGAATTAATTCATCGGCTAAGTGAAACAGATCCCGAGACATCGATAAAAGAGGTCATTTTGGCGATTAACCCAACGGTGGAAGGCGAAACGACGGTGCTATATCTCTCCAAATTGCTAAAGCCGTTAGGTGTGAAAGTAACCCGAATTGCGCGTGGCATTCCGATAGGCACGGAGTTGGAATACATCGACGATGCCACTTTGACGCGAGCGTTGGAAGGCCGCTCAGAGTTATAAACAGCGGATATTTTAAATCATTTTAACTGCCGAATTATGAATGTCATTCGCATTACGCTCTGAGGCGACGGCTTATCGAAATTGAAGCGGCAGACTGAACATTTGGGGATAACGCCTGAGGATTTTGCGCGGCGTGGTGTCGAGGCGTTGCTAAATAAGCCTGGCGACCGTTTTGAACAGGCCATGAAAAGAACATTAAAAACACCGAACTTTATAAACGCTTAGCATGAGCCTGCGTTACCTTGAAGTAAGCGAAGTGTTGGAACAAGTGATGGCGTTTCGGGAAAATTGTGTATGTAGGCTGCCGCAGAAAATAGTTACAGCGTTCATTTTATAGCCAAGCTCAGAATTATTTATACGCAAAAAAACAAATCAATCCGTGTCAGGCTGAGCGGAGACGAAGCCTGCATTTTCCGGCGAAAGTCGCACTTCGTCTCCGTTCAGCGCGACATGTTTGAGTAATTAAACATTTTGCTATAAGTTCGTTCATACCAATTTGATTTTTATTTGAAAATGAGTTCTACGGGAAAAAAAAGTGTGTTGATTCTTGGCGGCGGTTTGGCTGGTCTGACTGCTGCAAAACGCCTGATAGATAGAGGGTTTGACGTTAAGCTGATTGAAAAGCGAAACATTTTCGGCGGAAAAGTTTCCTCTTGGCAAGATGGCGAAGGCGATTGGATAGAGTCTGGCACGCACTGTTTTTTCGGTGCGTATGATGTCCTCTATGACCTGATGCGCGAAATCGGCACATACGATGCGGTTTTGTGGAAAAAGCATGAACTCACCTACACGCTCGCCAAAGGCGAAAATTTTACCTTCAGAACTTGGAAAGCGCCCAGCCCATTTCATTTGACGCCGGCTATCATTGCCAATAATTACTTTTCGTTCAGCGAGATGTTCACCTTCACGAAGGCGCTCATCCCGCTCGTGCTCAAAAGAGACAAGTATCCGCCGACGCAAGACCATCTCACATTTGCCGAATGGGCGAAAAATTTTGGCGTCAAAGACCGGTTTTTGCAAAAAATGTATCGCCCGATGGCGCTTGCCTTGAAATTCATTCCGCCGGAAGAAATTACGGCCAAAATTATTTTGGATGTGACGGAAGTTTTCTTGCGCATTCCGCATGCCTCACGAATGGGCTTTTTGAAAGGTGCGCCCGATCAACATTTGATTCAACCGTTAGTGAATTACGTGACCGATAAAGGCGCAGTTGTTCAAAAAGATATAAAAGCAAAATCGCTCATGTTTGATGGGGAAAAAATTACCGGCGTTGAGCTCACAAACGGCGAGGTGCTTTCAGCAGATTATTATTTGTCGGCGCTGCCGATTCACAATTTGAACAAGGTCGTGCCCGAAAATTTGCGCCAAAAACACAGCGTTTTTGAGACGATAAGAAGCTTCAAAGGCGTTCCGGTCATTTCGGTTCAAATTTGGTATGACAAGCAAATTTCCGACATCGACAATGTCCTCTTTAGCCCCGACGGCGTCATTCCTGTGTATGCCGACCTCGCAAATACGACACCGGAATACCGAACTTTACGCGGCAAACCTTACAAAGGAAAATCCCGATTTGAATTTTGTGTGGGTCCGGCCAAAGAATTGATGCGTTTATCGGATGAGGAAATCGTAAAGCGCGTGCATGAAAGCATTTGCGATTGTTATCCGAACGAGTCCAAAGGCGCAAAAATTTTGAAATCTACGGTGGTGCGAATTCCGCAGTCGGTCTATGCGCCGCTGCCGAACTTCGATGCCAAGCGCCCGCCGCAAAAGTCGCCGGTGAAAAATCTCTTTCTCGCCGGAGGTTTCACGCAGCAACCGTACTACGATTCAATGGGCGGCGCGGTTTTCAGCGCAAATTTGGCTTCCGAAGGCATTTGCAACGCGGCTGGCGTGAAATATTAGCAGATGGCGTCCAACGCGAGCGACAGGCTTGTTTGTAAAAAAATGGCGTTTGTTGCGAGTAGCGCAAATCCAAAAAGTTAATTACGCTTCTTTTTCTCGGCGAAATATCGTCAGAGCAGAAAGAACAACATCGTTTTCAAAGCGGACTTGAACATGCTTTCCACAAATAGCGCGCTCGCTTGGCCGTGATTTTTCGTCACGGATTTCGGCTATGCGCACCCGTCCTGCTGGTGTTTTTGGCGCAATCCATTCAAGCGCATCGCCCACGCAAAATGGATTTTTCACGGAAATTTTATGCCAAACGCCCGATACTTCCTCAACAAATCCCTGTGTGAGGGCTGTCCCAATATATTTATTATGTGTTTGCAGTGAATCCGGTGCGTCGCTCGGATAACCGAATGCAAATCCTGTGGAATAAAGCCGATGGCTAATTGCTTCGAGATCTTTCAGCCAAGCGGGATCAAATGTGTAAGTGTCGGGATTTTTCGCGTAGCTATCCAGTGCCGCGCGATAAGCACGGGTCACCGACGCGACATAAAATTCATTTTTCATGCGTCCTTCCACTTTCAATGAATTGACGCCGCTTTGCACCAAAAGCGGAATATGCTCAATTAGGCACAAATCTTTTGATCCGAGAAAAATGGTTTCGCGCTCGGTTTCGAAAACTGGAATGGTTTCATCGGGGCGTTTTTGTTCTACGAGTTGCCATTCCCAGCGGCAAGATTGTTTGCAAACACCTTTCGATCCACTTTTTCCGCAAAAATATGCCGAAAGCAAACAGCGTCCCGAAACCGCCACACACATCGCGCCATGCACAAACACTTCTACCTCGATGCCGCTTTCCGCTGCAATGGCCTTCGCTTGCGCGAGCGTGCATTCGCGGGCAAGCACAATTCGTTCAGCGCCCAATTTTTTCCAGAACCGCGCCGCTGGTGTATTGGCGGTGCTCATTTGTGTGGAAATGTGGATGTTTATTTCCGGCCTGATTTCCTGAATCAAGCTGAATGCGCCTGCATCGGAGACAATCAGCGCGTCGAAAGCGATGTCTTTGGTTTCATGTAGCCAAGTTCGAATCAGATCGATGTCTTCGTCGAAGAGCATGGAATTAATGGCAACGTAAAGTTTTTTTCCATGAGCTTTCACAAGCTGCAAGGCTTCGCGAAGGGTTTCGGGCGAAAATGAAACGCCGTCGGGTCGCATGGAAAAACCGGATGCGCCAACATAAACCGCGTCGGCGCCGTAGGCAAGCGCCATGCGCAGTTTGGACAAATCTCCGGCGGGAATGAGCAGCTCGGGTAATTTCACTGGCATCAGCTCCGTATTAAATTTTTGGATTTCCTATTTCTAATGGCTTTAGCGGCACGGAATATTGTTTAAGCTGTAGGCGTTCCAGTGGTTTTCCATTGATGAAGTGCTCATGAACAATTTCCGCCACATCGGCTTCCGTTACTTTGCCATACCAAATATTATCAGGATGAACCAACACAACGCAGCCTTCCGTACATGCGCCAAGGCATTTGCTCTCAACCGCTTCGATCTGCTCGCAATGTTGTTTTCCGATTTCTTCGCGAAAAGCGAGAAGCACACTTTCCGAGCCTCTTCTAATGCAGCATGATCGCGCGTCCGTTTCTGGTCTGAGTTTGTGGCAAACATAAACTCTTTTTTTTTCAGAATCCAAAGGCATTTCCATGTGTGTATCTTGAAAGATGATTTCGTGAAGTGGACATTTTGTTTTTCCGCTTCGAAAAAAACGCGCTTGAAACAGCCAATTCTGCCTATTTCAACTTTCTAATGAGACGATAAAAAATTCCGCACTGGCAAAGTCGCGCGTGTTGATTCAAAGAATGCTCACTTCGAGCTTTCGTTGGAACAACTCCTCAAAATAATTTTCTTCTCGCTCGACGCTCCAAACCTCAATTTCCGAGTCAATATGAGTTTCCAATTTCAGCAAAATTTTCTTAGCTGTAATTTCCACATCCAGGTTTGTGACGTTTTGACGGTGGCCTCTGTCCAGACTATTTGCCACGCGCAAAATCTCCGAGAGATGCCGAACAATTTGCTGCTCTTTAGACGAAAGTTTTTTGAAGTTTTCATGCCCTTCGCTTGGCGGCGACTTTCGATGATACCGAACCGCATTGGCGATGATCTCAATTTCATTGGGATGAAAACCGCGAAGCCCGCCATTCATAATCACGTAGTGGCTGTGTTTATGATGCTTCGACATGGAAATAAAACAACCGACATTGTGCAAAAGCGCCGCGTATTCGAGCAATTCTTGTTCGGAATCGCCCAACTTATGTAGTTCCTGAAGCTTTTTAAACAGTTTTGTGGCAAGCAGGGCAACATGCGAAGCGTGAGCCTTGTCCCATTGAAACCGCCGGCCAAGCTCGATAACGCTTCGTCGCCGAATGTTTGGGAAATAGTGTGTTTTGCGGTAATCGCTAAAATGGGTGGAAAGGTAATCGATAATCATGCCTTCGCGGAGCGCCGACTCAGAAACCACGATGTCTTTGATATTAAACATTCGCGTGATTTTGCAAACCAAAAGCAAGCCAGGAATAATCAAATCGACGCGTTTTGGATCTAAGCCAGGAATTTCGCGTCGTGCGGCGGATTTCATGCCAATCACTTGTTTGGCAAGTCGCTTGAAATCTTTCACGGAAAAGCTTTGTCCATTGAGCTTGTCTGTGCGCATGCCGTTTTGCAAAAAAATCATTCGCGCGATGTTTTCAATGGTGCCAGACGAAGCAATTGCGATATCAAACCCAACTTTATTGACAAATTTTGCAATGTCCTCCAGCTCAACATTGAAGTACTGTTCCAACAAATGGCGTTCTTTGAGCTCGATGGGATCGGTCGTCACAAAGCGTTCGTACATGCGAGCAACACCGAGCTTGCGGCTTTCGAGCATATTTGGACGGCGGCCATCGCCGGTGATGAACTCGACCGAACCACCACCAATATCAAAAATAAATGCCTTTTTTGAGCCAATATCGATGGCATTTCGGACACCCAAATAAATGAGTCGCGCTTCTTCTTCGCCACTGATAATTCGGGTTTTGATGCCAACGGTGTCGGCAATTTGCTTCATGTATGCCGCGCCGTTTTGGGCTTCACGAATGGCGCTGGTTGCAAAAGCGATGATGTGAACCGAATTCACGCCGCGCTGTTCGGCCAACTTTCTGAACGTTATGAGCGACTGGATGCCTTGCTCCATTGCTTTTGGGGAAAGCTGTTTCGTGGTGATGCTGCTTTCCCCAATTCGAATCATGTCTTTGGCGCGGTCAATAATGAGAAATCCTAAGTCGGGCAAAACTTCCACAATGACCATGTGAAATGAGTTTGTGCCCATATCGATAGCGGCAAGCCGAAGTGGCTTTTGCTCATTTTGTAAAATCATTCTGGTACTTCTCTTCGATTTTCAATTGAGCGATGTAAAGTTTAAAACAAGCAACTTGATCGCCTCATCTAAGATACAGCTTCTAAAAAACAAACCCGAATGAATGTATTAATGAAAGAATTTTCAGAAAATATGGTGGGCTGAAAGGGTGTAATCTTATTGCGTGAAGTGCATTTAAAATATATGCTCAAAGCTTTAAATG
Above is a window of Chloroherpeton thalassium ATCC 35110 DNA encoding:
- the rsmA gene encoding 16S rRNA (adenine(1518)-N(6)/adenine(1519)-N(6))-dimethyltransferase RsmA gives rise to the protein MEIKYKDTAVSSKKSFGQNFLVDSNISRKIVRSAEIAEHDNVIEIGPGFGSLTKIISEVMPRFTCVELDHKLADFISREFPNVNLISDDFLKVDLAKLAETKPLTVLGNIPYAITSPILFKLIENRAHIDRAVLMMQDEVARRLTAEPKTKQYGILAVQLQAFGKPEYLFKVPKTVFKPRPEVESAVVRIDFSKPVEIKNPSEFQTFVRTAFRMRRKTLANNLKGKYDVSALAPEVLKKRAEAFSVTEFVALYEQV
- a CDS encoding transketolase family protein: MENLSNGTETRHLESRGNKATRKGFGEALLEVGKDERVVALCADLTTSVNMHLFQKAYPARFFNVGIAEANMTSMAAGFATAGKIPFTATFANFATGRSYDQIRQSVCYSELNVKICASHAGLTLGEDGATHQILEDIGLMRGLPYMSVVVPCDYSETKRATMAVAQHEGPVYLRFGRPDVPDFSSDDVPFVIGKSIELNPGTDATVIACGVMVWKALQAAYQLEAEGISVRVINMHTIKPLDTEAILAAAKETGAIVTAEEHQINTGLGDAVANVVVRQQPVPMEMVAVEDQFGKSGKPDELLEKYGLTTENIIEKVKAAISRKAS
- a CDS encoding phosphoglucomutase/phosphomannomutase family protein, yielding MKIKFGTSGWRAIIADEFTYGNLTLVLEAIVRYLKEEKLGEKGIVIGRDTRFLGEEFSKLAAQTLAANGIKAFMCDRDVPTPVISYEITRRKAGGGLNFTASHNPPDYQGIKFSTADGAPALPEVTKKFEAYFSELYEAEQKNPTVRNYESFDALKENGMIEIINPQETYLARLKELVDTDVIAKSGLKVVYDCMYGTARDYTDKFLTDLGVDVEIMNNHRDVYFGGRPPEPSEPHIPELIARVKERGASGEFVIGIANDGDADRYAAIDSTGTYLQANQLLAILFHYALNHKPEWKGCVVRTLATSHLIDAIAKKEGVKLYDVPVGFKYIGEVMMREDMILGGEESNGLSVFRHIPEKDGVLACLLFVEITARTGKPLSEYLKSLYETYGHFYTMRENYRLSEEKKNALLSSLQNETPTEIAGQKVVKVDRRDGVKMICEDESWFLVRFSGTEPVVRFYAEAGSQERLNEILAFGKSLL
- a CDS encoding YbaB/EbfC family nucleoid-associated protein encodes the protein MQLGDMSAMLKQVQQMSEKMQEAQKQLESMTAIGESGGGLVKAMANGKHEIISIQIDKDVLDDVDMLQDLIVAAVNQALTEATKMAQEEMSKVTGGMMGDMNFLKNLNMGG
- the recR gene encoding recombination mediator RecR, with protein sequence MRYTSHAVETLIDEFAKLPGIGRKTAQRLTMFILHEEKEKVESLAQALLDLKNKVSYCSLCQNVTDKEIDPCNICTSVKRDKRVVCVVEAPNDVLAFEKTNQYNGLYHVLHGVISPLDGVGPDDLKVKELIHRLSETDPETSIKEVILAINPTVEGETTVLYLSKLLKPLGVKVTRIARGIPIGTELEYIDDATLTRALEGRSEL
- a CDS encoding FAD-dependent oxidoreductase, whose product is MSSTGKKSVLILGGGLAGLTAAKRLIDRGFDVKLIEKRNIFGGKVSSWQDGEGDWIESGTHCFFGAYDVLYDLMREIGTYDAVLWKKHELTYTLAKGENFTFRTWKAPSPFHLTPAIIANNYFSFSEMFTFTKALIPLVLKRDKYPPTQDHLTFAEWAKNFGVKDRFLQKMYRPMALALKFIPPEEITAKIILDVTEVFLRIPHASRMGFLKGAPDQHLIQPLVNYVTDKGAVVQKDIKAKSLMFDGEKITGVELTNGEVLSADYYLSALPIHNLNKVVPENLRQKHSVFETIRSFKGVPVISVQIWYDKQISDIDNVLFSPDGVIPVYADLANTTPEYRTLRGKPYKGKSRFEFCVGPAKELMRLSDEEIVKRVHESICDCYPNESKGAKILKSTVVRIPQSVYAPLPNFDAKRPPQKSPVKNLFLAGGFTQQPYYDSMGGAVFSANLASEGICNAAGVKY
- a CDS encoding U32 family peptidase C-terminal domain-containing protein; the encoded protein is MPVKLPELLIPAGDLSKLRMALAYGADAVYVGASGFSMRPDGVSFSPETLREALQLVKAHGKKLYVAINSMLFDEDIDLIRTWLHETKDIAFDALIVSDAGAFSLIQEIRPEINIHISTQMSTANTPAARFWKKLGAERIVLARECTLAQAKAIAAESGIEVEVFVHGAMCVAVSGRCLLSAYFCGKSGSKGVCKQSCRWEWQLVEQKRPDETIPVFETERETIFLGSKDLCLIEHIPLLVQSGVNSLKVEGRMKNEFYVASVTRAYRAALDSYAKNPDTYTFDPAWLKDLEAISHRLYSTGFAFGYPSDAPDSLQTHNKYIGTALTQGFVEEVSGVWHKISVKNPFCVGDALEWIAPKTPAGRVRIAEIRDEKSRPSERAICGKHVQVRFENDVVLSALTIFRREKEA
- a CDS encoding (2Fe-2S) ferredoxin domain-containing protein, producing MLLAFREEIGKQHCEQIEAVESKCLGACTEGCVVLVHPDNIWYGKVTEADVAEIVHEHFINGKPLERLQLKQYSVPLKPLEIGNPKI
- a CDS encoding Ppx/GppA phosphatase family protein, producing the protein MILQNEQKPLRLAAIDMGTNSFHMVIVEVLPDLGFLIIDRAKDMIRIGESSITTKQLSPKAMEQGIQSLITFRKLAEQRGVNSVHIIAFATSAIREAQNGAAYMKQIADTVGIKTRIISGEEEARLIYLGVRNAIDIGSKKAFIFDIGGGSVEFITGDGRRPNMLESRKLGVARMYERFVTTDPIELKERHLLEQYFNVELEDIAKFVNKVGFDIAIASSGTIENIARMIFLQNGMRTDKLNGQSFSVKDFKRLAKQVIGMKSAARREIPGLDPKRVDLIIPGLLLVCKITRMFNIKDIVVSESALREGMIIDYLSTHFSDYRKTHYFPNIRRRSVIELGRRFQWDKAHASHVALLATKLFKKLQELHKLGDSEQELLEYAALLHNVGCFISMSKHHKHSHYVIMNGGLRGFHPNEIEIIANAVRYHRKSPPSEGHENFKKLSSKEQQIVRHLSEILRVANSLDRGHRQNVTNLDVEITAKKILLKLETHIDSEIEVWSVEREENYFEELFQRKLEVSIL